One genomic window of Desulfovibrio gilichinskyi includes the following:
- the panB gene encoding 3-methyl-2-oxobutanoate hydroxymethyltransferase — translation MKKVTAPAIKSLKGQRKITTVTAYDYSGGQIADAAEVDMILVGDSLGMVVLGYEDTLSVTMEDMLHHTAAVSRGVSRALIIGDMPFMSYQPSVTMAVENAGKFLSKTSARAVKLEGGFPFLKHVEAIVSSGIPVQGHIGLTPQHVARFGGFKGQGKNASSAAALVDEALALEAAGCFSIVLEAIPSEVAKEITERVSIPTIGIGAGPDTDGQVLVYHDILGLFDRFTPKFVKKFAALRGESISALSSYCEEVLAGTFPGKDNFTSMDAEELKIFKMLLTEKDNS, via the coding sequence ATGAAAAAAGTTACAGCTCCTGCGATCAAAAGTCTGAAAGGACAGAGAAAAATTACAACAGTAACCGCCTATGATTATTCCGGAGGGCAAATTGCCGATGCCGCGGAAGTGGATATGATTCTTGTCGGTGATTCACTAGGGATGGTTGTTTTAGGATATGAAGATACTTTGTCTGTGACTATGGAAGATATGCTTCATCATACCGCGGCTGTTTCACGTGGTGTTTCACGGGCCCTTATCATCGGGGATATGCCTTTCATGTCTTATCAGCCGTCTGTGACGATGGCAGTTGAAAACGCAGGAAAATTTTTGAGCAAGACCAGTGCTCGCGCTGTCAAGCTTGAAGGAGGATTTCCATTTCTTAAGCACGTTGAGGCCATTGTAAGTTCCGGAATACCGGTACAGGGACATATCGGCCTGACTCCTCAGCATGTTGCCAGATTCGGCGGTTTTAAGGGGCAGGGCAAGAATGCAAGCTCTGCAGCGGCACTTGTGGATGAAGCTCTTGCGCTTGAAGCAGCCGGATGTTTTTCCATTGTACTTGAAGCGATTCCGTCTGAAGTTGCTAAAGAGATCACAGAGCGGGTTTCAATTCCTACGATTGGGATCGGAGCAGGACCAGATACCGACGGACAGGTTTTAGTTTATCATGATATTTTGGGACTTTTTGATAGATTTACACCCAAGTTTGTTAAAAAGTTTGCCGCACTTCGCGGTGAAAGCATCAGTGCACTTAGTTCTTATTGTGAGGAAGTGCTTGCAGGAACATTCCCC
- a CDS encoding LexA family transcriptional regulator: MSKWFDETLERIKKATGTRTQVQLAEILDIRQSSISDAKRRSSIPAEWYIKLYKTHGLNPEWLSDGVEPVYMKPGKGKISADNILSETTAQYGQIPSRGRVVPVSSMAGEDSDVESWKPQQVGELNIPETFYRPSMVVLKVEGSSMEPAIRRNAFAGVDETQKRLMAGDIYAVHVPHQGVVIRRVFFDPENSRFILRPEDPQHPELYIAVQDQNKLVVGRVVWVMQEV, translated from the coding sequence ATGTCTAAATGGTTCGATGAAACATTGGAAAGAATTAAAAAAGCAACTGGAACCAGAACTCAGGTCCAGCTGGCTGAAATTTTAGATATTAGGCAATCAAGTATTTCGGATGCTAAAAGGCGCAGCTCCATCCCCGCGGAATGGTATATCAAGTTATATAAAACTCATGGACTGAATCCAGAATGGCTTTCCGATGGTGTTGAGCCTGTATATATGAAGCCCGGTAAAGGCAAAATCTCTGCGGACAATATTTTGAGTGAAACCACTGCCCAGTATGGACAGATTCCGTCAAGAGGAAGGGTTGTTCCCGTTTCGTCAATGGCCGGTGAAGATTCAGATGTAGAAAGCTGGAAACCGCAGCAGGTCGGGGAACTGAATATTCCTGAGACTTTTTATAGGCCATCGATGGTTGTTCTTAAGGTTGAAGGATCTTCAATGGAGCCGGCAATCAGAAGAAATGCTTTTGCCGGAGTTGATGAAACTCAGAAACGGCTTATGGCAGGCGATATTTATGCCGTTCATGTTCCTCATCAAGGCGTTGTCATTCGCAGAGTCTTTTTTGATCCTGAAAATTCACGTTTTATTTTACGCCCTGAAGATCCGCAGCATCCTGAATTATATATTGCCGTTCAAGATCAGAACAAGCTTGTTGTCGGACGTGTTGTCTGGGTGATGCAGGAAGTTTAG